AATTTTGCTTGTTaaatttgaagacttttttggactTTTCCCAGACAGATCAGATAGATGTTTTGTTCACAAGATTGCACGTATAATGAATGCTCAGCTGTCGATGGAGAATATTGGCGATCTACACGGAGTGAGCCATGAGCAGGTGCCCACCACGGCTGACCtgatgagcagcagcagccctcATCACAGGAGCACGGTGACCCATCGCAGCAACCACTTGTCAGCCCACGCGCGTTCTATGGGCATGGCATCAATCCTAGACAGCGGCGACTATCATCAACATCGACCACCGGACCACGGTCTGGCCGGTCACCTACACCCGGCTATGTCCATGGCTTGCGAGGCTCCTCCAGGCATGAGCATGAGTAGCACGTACACTACGCTGACCCCCCTGCAGCCGTTACCTCCTATCTCGACAGTCTCGGACAAGTTTccccatcaccatcaccaccatcaccatcatcatcacccccACCAGCGGATCCCTGGCAACGTGAGCGGCAGCTTCACTCTCATGAGGGACGAAAGAGGTCTGGCGCCTATGAACAATCTCTATGCTCCATACCACAAGGATGTTACCGGTATGGGGCAAAGCCTGTCCCCATTGTCAGGATCCGGGCTTGGTGGTATACACAACTCCCAGCAGGGGCTGCCGCCTTACGCACACCCGGGTGCCGCTATGCCGACAGAGAAAATGCTGACGCCCAATGGATTTGAAGCCCACCATCCTGCCATGCTGGCCAGGCATGGGGATCAACATATGACCGCGTCCTCTGCGA
This region of Anguilla anguilla isolate fAngAng1 chromosome 5, fAngAng1.pri, whole genome shotgun sequence genomic DNA includes:
- the LOC118226957 gene encoding hepatocyte nuclear factor 6-like isoform X1, giving the protein MNAQLSMENIGDLHGVSHEQVPTTADLMSSSSPHHRSTVTHRSNHLSAHARSMGMASILDSGDYHQHRPPDHGLAGHLHPAMSMACEAPPGMSMSSTYTTLTPLQPLPPISTVSDKFPHHHHHHHHHHHPHQRIPGNVSGSFTLMRDERGLAPMNNLYAPYHKDVTGMGQSLSPLSGSGLGGIHNSQQGLPPYAHPGAAMPTEKMLTPNGFEAHHPAMLARHGDQHMTASSASMVQINGIHHHPHAHLNTQGHGQVLGSPREQNPSSMPGSQVNNGGNSGQMEEVNTKEVAQRITTELKRYSIPQAIFAQRVLCRSQGTLSDLLRNPKPWSKLKSGRETFRRMWKWLQEPEFQRMSALRLAGERTIACKRKEQEHGKGERGSISKKPRLVFTDVQRRTLHAIFKENKRPSKELQLTISQQLGLELTTVSNFFMNARRRSLDKWLDDGSSNSANSSSSSSTCTKA
- the LOC118226957 gene encoding hepatocyte nuclear factor 6-like isoform X2, with the protein product MNAQLSMENIGDLHGVSHEQVPTTADLMSSSSPHHRSTVTHRSNHLSAHARSMGMASILDSGDYHQHRPPDHGLAGHLHPAMSMACEAPPGMSMSSTYTTLTPLQPLPPISTVSDKFPHHHHHHHHHHHPHQRIPGNVSGSFTLMRDERGLAPMNNLYAPYHKDVTGMGQSLSPLSGSGLGGIHNSQQGLPPYAHPGAAMPTEKMLTPNGFEAHHPAMLARHGDQHMTASSASMVQINGIHHHPHAHLNTQGHGQVLGSPREQNPSSMPGSQVNNGGNSGQMEEVNTKEVAQRITTELKRYSIPQAIFAQRVLCRSQGTLSDLLRNPKPWSKLKSGRETFRRMWKWLQEPEFQRMSALRLAACKRKEQEHGKGERGSISKKPRLVFTDVQRRTLHAIFKENKRPSKELQLTISQQLGLELTTVSNFFMNARRRSLDKWLDDGSSNSANSSSSSSTCTKA